From Pontibacter actiniarum, a single genomic window includes:
- the proS gene encoding proline--tRNA ligase, whose amino-acid sequence MSKGLPKRSEDYSLWYNELVKKAGLAENSAVRGCMVIKPYGFAIWEKMQRVLDDMFKATGHENAYFPLFVPKSLFEAEEQNAEGFAKECAVVTHYRLQTDPDKAGKLRVDPNAKLEEELIVRPTSEAIIWSTYKNWIQSYRDLPLLINQWANVVRWEMRTRLFLRTAEFLWQEGHTAHATADEAIAETKQMMEVYATFAEQFIALPVIRGVKTPSERFAGALDTYCIEGLMQDGKALQAGTSHFLGQNFAKAFDVKYATKEGGLEHVWGTSWGVSTRLMGALVMAHSDDEGLVLPPKLAPIQVVIVPIYKGEEQLAQISEKVNQLKRELEAKGISVKYDNRDTERPGFKFAEWELKGVPVRVAIGARDLENGTAEIARRDTKEKSSQQFAGLADYIPALLDEIQENIYTRALNYREEHTTKVDTYEEFKEVLENKGGFVLAHWDGTPETEERIKEETKATIRCIALNSPEEEGVDMLTGKPSKQRVYFAKAY is encoded by the coding sequence GAACTCGGCAGTGCGTGGGTGCATGGTAATCAAGCCCTACGGCTTCGCCATCTGGGAGAAGATGCAGCGTGTGCTGGACGATATGTTTAAAGCCACCGGCCATGAGAACGCCTACTTCCCTCTGTTTGTGCCCAAGAGCCTTTTCGAAGCCGAGGAGCAGAACGCCGAAGGCTTTGCCAAGGAGTGCGCCGTGGTAACCCACTACCGCTTGCAGACCGACCCGGACAAGGCCGGCAAGCTGCGCGTAGACCCTAACGCGAAACTGGAGGAGGAGCTGATTGTGCGCCCTACCTCGGAGGCTATTATCTGGAGCACCTACAAAAACTGGATACAGAGCTACCGCGACCTGCCCCTGCTTATAAACCAGTGGGCAAACGTGGTGCGCTGGGAAATGCGCACGCGCCTGTTCCTGCGCACGGCAGAGTTCCTGTGGCAGGAAGGCCACACCGCCCACGCCACCGCTGACGAGGCCATTGCCGAAACCAAGCAGATGATGGAGGTGTACGCCACCTTTGCCGAGCAGTTTATAGCGCTGCCGGTTATACGCGGCGTGAAAACACCAAGCGAGCGCTTCGCCGGCGCCCTCGACACGTATTGCATCGAAGGGTTGATGCAGGACGGCAAGGCCCTGCAGGCCGGTACGTCGCACTTCCTGGGCCAGAACTTCGCCAAGGCGTTTGACGTGAAGTATGCCACCAAAGAAGGCGGCCTGGAGCACGTTTGGGGCACCTCCTGGGGCGTGAGCACCCGTTTGATGGGAGCCCTGGTGATGGCGCACTCTGATGACGAAGGCCTGGTGCTGCCTCCAAAACTGGCGCCTATCCAGGTGGTGATCGTGCCGATTTACAAAGGCGAGGAGCAGCTGGCGCAGATATCGGAGAAGGTAAACCAACTGAAGCGCGAGCTGGAGGCCAAAGGCATCAGCGTGAAGTACGACAACCGAGACACCGAGCGCCCTGGCTTTAAGTTTGCCGAGTGGGAGCTGAAAGGCGTGCCGGTGCGTGTAGCCATCGGTGCCCGCGACCTGGAGAACGGCACCGCCGAGATCGCCCGCCGCGACACCAAGGAGAAGAGCTCACAGCAGTTTGCCGGCCTGGCCGACTATATCCCGGCCCTGCTCGACGAGATCCAGGAGAACATCTACACCAGAGCCCTGAACTACCGCGAGGAGCACACGACCAAGGTAGACACGTACGAGGAGTTTAAGGAGGTGCTGGAGAACAAAGGCGGCTTCGTGCTGGCCCACTGGGACGGCACCCCGGAGACAGAGGAGCGCATCAAAGAAGAAACAAAGGCGACTATCCGCTGCATCGCCCTTAACTCCCCGGAGGAAGAAGGCGTGGACATGCTGACCGGCAAGCCAAGCAAGCAGCGCGTATACTTTGCCAAAGCGTACTAA